In Thalassophryne amazonica chromosome 14, fThaAma1.1, whole genome shotgun sequence, one DNA window encodes the following:
- the LOC117524233 gene encoding cytochrome b reductase 1, with translation MDSLKLFVVFLTAAAVFGVLSIIFVLRWVLHFKEGLGWDGGPAEFNWHPVLIVTGFIFLQGIAIIVYRLPWTWQCSKLMMKFIHAGLNLLAFVFAVIALIAVFDFHNAAKIPNMYSLHSWLGLLAVILYVLQLVLGVGMYLIPITPASWRAAFMPVHVYSGLSLFACVIAVALMGITEKLIFGLKDPKYKDSPPEAVFVNILGVLLVVFGALILWIATRSSWKRPSDHSVHTLHTNEGGEDNTKTGPELSQLSEGAEASGDVRKRSNKSDELDN, from the exons ATGGACAGTCTGAAGCTGTTCGTCGTCTTTCTCACTGCAGCCGCCGTTTTCGGTGTACTTTCCATAATATTCGTACTACGATGGGTTCTACACTTCAAAGAAGGCTTAGGCTGGGACGGAGGACCGGCCGAATTCAACTGGCATCCGGTTTTAATCGTTACAGGCTTTATTTTCTTGCAAGGAATCG CTATCATTGTCTACAGGCTCCCCTGGACGTGGCAGTGCAGCAAACTTATGATGAAGTTCATCCATGCGGGTTTGAATCTACTGGCCTTCGTTTTTGCCGTCATAGCCCTGATAGCAGTGTTCGATTTCCACAATGCTGCCAAGATCCCCAACATGTATAGTCTGCACAGCTGGCTGGGCCTGTTAGCTGTAATACTGTACGTGCTACAG CTTGTTCTAGGAGTTGGCATGTACTTGATACCCATTACACCTGCATCCTGGAGAGCAGCGTTTATGCCCGTCCATGTCTACAGTGGTCTTTCACTCTTTGCCTGTGTTATAGCCGTGGCCCTCATGGGCATCACTGAGAAACTCATTTTTGGCCT AAAAGACCCAAAGTATAAAGACTCTCCCCCAGAGGCTGTTTTTGTCAACATTCTGGGAGTCCTCCTAGTGGTTTTTGGAGCTCTAATCCTGTGGATTGCCACTCGATCATCTTGGAAACGCCCCAGTGATCACAGCGTGCACACACTGCATACCAACGAGGGAGGGGAGGACAACACCAAAACTGGGCCAGAACTTTCGCAACTCTCTGAAGGAGCAGAAGCTAGCGGGGATGTTAGGAAGAGGAGCAATAAGTCAGATGAGCTGGATAACTGA